The window AAACAAAGACACTGACATGGAAcgttactgtgtgtgtgtgtgtgtgtggggggggttgtCTTTAAGAGGTGATATGTGGGGGCAGGCCACTCAATATGCACTTGGCAAGATAAAGTTTACCTTGAATCATTGATAACGGCAAAGGTGTCATCACAAGTGATGGGATCTAACCAGACCACAATCACTCCTCTCTCATCACAACTGGCCAGACGACCCTTCTCATTAGTAGCCAGTGCACAGATGGGATAGGAGTGGGCCTGCAACTGCTTGGTGAACTTGACATCTCCACTCTGGGCTGAAACATTGAGCACCAGAATGGGACCCTCAGAAGTACCTGAGTGGAATCAATACACTAAACTAGTACAGTACTGACACCATCTTACCAATGCAGACGTAGTTTCCAACTGAAGCAATGCCTCTGGCAAATCTACTAGCAAATGAACCCTCAGGCGTATCAAATCTGTTCAGATAGAGTTGCTTGCTTCCATTCCACTCCAgaatctgcatgtacatgtagtctagaAATGAGGTCCAAAGAAATCAATATTTCACCTGAAATCCTTTGAATGAGGTCAAAATGAGGACAACACGTAACGATTGAAGTTGACACCACATTGCCTGAAATAATGTAGGGGTTGCTATAGTGATACACACTCGAACATAGTTACCCCAGTTAGATAAGAGGCTGGATCTTTACTGCTCTTCGACTCATCATAAAACACCTCCTCGAGATTGCTGACTCCCGAGGCAGCATGTACGATATTGATGGATCCCTTGTGAGTGACTGCAAGGGTAGTGCTGTCTCCCTCCAGCCCAGTCAGCACTGAGAGATTGTTGGCCACCAGGGAGGCACTGGATTTCAATGTAGTGGTAGTACCCTTGTTGTAAGCCATCACATATATATACTTGTGTTGACTGCtgctacatatacatgtatgggcGAGCTGCAGTCCTTTATAGATAAAGATCTacaagccacgcccactttctGTAGCAGTTGTCAAGAGGAAAGAGGGAGATGCTTTCTGACATGATCTCAACAAAGTCTTGATAAGAGACTCAGAGAGCTAGCTGGACGTACTGAATGAGCTGGTAGAACAGTGTTCCCGCTGTACACATAGGTGAGtttattatagtgatgtttCTGCTATTAAAAGATAAATGATTAATTGATTCATAGATAGTagctactatctatgattgaTTGAAGGTTGTGTTATACTGTAGTTTAGCATATTAATATAGGCAGCCACAGTTATAGGCAACCACAGTTATAGGCAGCCACAGTTATAGGCAACCACAGTTATAGGCAGCCACAGTTATAGGCAGCCACAGTTATAGGCAGCCACAGTTATATCTGACCAGGCAGTGGTAGTATTGTCTAGTATTGTCGTGTACACCACTCTCTCCCTCTACAGAACCAACTGTGTGAGTAGTccctacgtgtgtgtgtgtgtgtgtgtgtagagatGACACTGCTTGGTGTTGGTTTACCTCGGAGAGGGTCTCTCTTCAGGAAACTCATGATTGGAGGCATTCTCATGTTCATCTCGTGTTGGATAACTGTGCTCATGCTGCAGAACTCTGCTGACAGCAGTGTATCAAACACTGGTAGATCACAAGACCACAAACTGCCCTATATGCCAGCGCATAATAATGTCCCAAGAGACGAGAATGTTTATATTAAGAAGAACTCCACTGTTAAACAGCAGCAAGACTCAGTAGGTAAAAACACTCCACATTTTCCGAGAAAAACTCTCCTTTCAACAAGAGAACACTCGGCCACCAACAAAACAAATCAAAACACTACCATTAAAGCCGCACACAAGTCTGTCCCTAGAATTGACTCTATTCCAAGCATGAACGGCCCCAACTCAGTAGAATTGCTGAGGAAGAAATTGGTGACTTTAAACAGAGAGGAAAGAATTCTCAATGCCGATAAATTTGCTCCCCTGGGGAATGATGATATTATACTGATTGTTCAAGTCCACAAGAGAGTAGCGTATCTACGGCAACTGTTAGACTCCCTGAGAGCTGCTCGGGGCGTGGAGGAGGTGCTCCTGGTTGTCAGCAGTGACTACTACTATGAGGAGATGAATCAAATAGTGGAGTCTGTGGATTTTTGCAAGGTGAGGTTTTAATGTCAATAGTACAtgaatagtacatgtacagtgtgtgcatcCTCCCCCTGTACATACATAACCTGTACATCTGTGAGTGTCCCACATCAAAGACCTTGAATATCTTTaaaagtgtttgtgtgggcTTGTAGTGGTGGCTCTGACGTGAATAAACTAGTTACACACAATTATCAGCTCTAACTACTTCCATGGGATAGTTTTGGCTTACCCTAAGATATTTACAGAAGGGTGGGTTTTATTTGATACCAGCTGTCTTGNNNNNNNNNNNNNNNNNNNNNNNNNNNNNNNNNNNNNNNNNNNNNNNNNNNNNNNNNNNNNNNNNNNNNNNNNNNNNNNNNNNNNNNNNNNNNNNNNNNNNNNNNNNNNNNNNNNNNNNNNNNNNNNNNNNNNNNNNNNNNNNNNNNNNNNNNNNNNNNNNNNNNNNNNNNNNNNNNNNNNNNNNNNNNNNNNNNNNNNNTGTACCACTCTTGCAGTTCGTGCTCATTAAACTCTGTGTTCTCAACGAGATCCTGAAGAACTTCTGGACGAAGTTTGCTGTTTGTCTTGCCCATCACTGtgaacaggtgtgtgtgtttgtgtgacaATGCATCACTTAATAATTGTCTTAATCCTACATGTAACTGCTAATTTCTCATTAGTATAACTGCACACCTTAGGAAGCTAAGAATCATCAATGCATGATGGGTACATGCGTTAGCAAACAGGAAACGCTCAGGAATCCATTGATTACATGGAAAACAGATTATCAACAGTGCAGTTAACACACATTGGACTTTGCAATAACTAAGATTCATACAACATAACATAATTGCTCTAAGGATTGATGAATagcatgtagctatacagaACACAGTTGAGCTTCAGAGAAATAGGTTTCCTATATACAACTTTTACAACTTGGATATTAAAATAATACTCAAGTGCTAATTAGAGGTGCTTGTTCAGTGCTTgttcagtgcatgcagtggaaACATAAAGAACCTCATACATAAAATCATCAAGCTGGTACCACCCCATTttgaacagctagctagctagaaaggtacctacgtacatgtacgtacctacGTATCTAGCTCACCTGCTCAAGAATCCCTCTCGGCTCACTACTCGTCGTACAGGCACTGGTATAATGGAAGCAAAGTAGAACCTCAATCTAAGCTCTCCGGCTGATTTTGGCTCAAGAAGTTTTCAGCAGTACTGCACTAAactgtgtactgtactatgACTAGACTATGTTCACTTCACTGTATGTGATCACGTGAGACAATTAAACGTTAAATTAATAACCACAACAAGGGTAACATAATTAGAAGACATCAAAATGTGTTGCACACCTAGCTCTCTCTTACAGCTCCTGCTCACTATTGCATGTTCATAGTCTTTGTATACGTACGTAAGTAAACATTTCAACATGAAATATTATgacaggggagggggggaggtaTTTACGGGACGAGAATAATGCGTCGCTGATTCACAAGCAGCTATAATATAGTGCTGAATCTTTTTCAATGCTGAAGTGATGTAAAATAAGTGTTGTTAAAATGACACACCCTATAAACAAAAAAGTATAAATTATGACACACTAAACGTAATCTGTGGACCAGAAAAAACTCTAACTGATTTTGGACTCTGAGAACGCAGTCTTAGAAGCTCCTGAAACCTACTAGAGTGATCTTGCTTGATGCTGCTGAATCGTTTATTCGAATCACTGTCAGATTTTGCTAATTTTCCATGGTAACCCCTCGGAAGAGGTGGTGGTGTAGGATTGTTGGTACGAGTCACTTCTACTGGCGATGCAGCTGTTCCTTTCAAGAGAGAATCACCAGACACAAACTCTGACAACAGAATATTTAGACGATCACAATCCACACGAGGTTTCTTGAAAACCACCTCAGGGGAACGTTGTGAAGTTTTAATACTAGCCAATGCTTTTGTCGAGTTTATAACTGATGAAGTTCTCTCTACTTCTGGTGACTTTATCTCCTTTGTAGCAGAAGCAGAAGCAGCATTCGCCTTATCAGTTTTAGGCTCCTTGTACACAATTGCAGATCTTGCTACAATCTTGGCTTCGTATATTTTGGCCATCTGTCTCGCTAAGTTtgctggagagtctggagaggaAATACTCCTTCGTGGACTGGGGGATTGCCGTGGCGACAGGGGTCTTGGCTGGGATGGGAGTGGGCTGACAGAACCTTCACGTGGAGGAGATAACGAAGACCAAAGGCTGGTGTCAACTGATACAGAAGCTGATGTGCTTGTTTGAGTGGAATCATTCTTACTGTCGTCTATAGTAGGGGTGGTGGTCTCGACATGCGATGCTGAGGTGGCTGGTAGCTTAAATTGTAAACTGGGTGGTCCTTCAACTTGTAAATAATTTTTGATTTCCATGTGATACTTTCCCTTGAGCAGAAACACAAAGGTCAATTTGTGCACGTACTTCTTACCAGGATCAAGCTGCAAAAGTGAAATATACGAGTGTATGAAGCAACAACACAACACCTGCATGTTCACATGGCCCAACATCTACTATCCATCAGCATGTACCATAGTAAGGCCAGTCTAGCTAGATCAAAAttctacttacatgtacaacttttCACCTCACAAACCTATAGTTACCCGGTGCGCGAgcgcagcaggggtagagtgtagtgtgtgtgtgggcaaaAAATGAgtgtttgagcgaactagacactttcttGGACTGCTTtactgctaatgagacagtggttAGGCTACTTATAGTTTAAACTTGTAGGCAATCTTTGAAGGTGACAAAAAACACAATATTCACGATTCCGAGCATTCTCCATAATGTTAAGGTCATTACGGTAAAAAGTTATCGTGTCTGTTATGTCAACGCACGGGGTGAGTGCTCTACTGAGCATCTTGCTTTTAGAGAAAACAGTATAACAGTGTAAACTGGGACTACATGATAGGCTCGTCGCTGGCTCGATCTGTACACTATTCTACAATCTTGAGGTCAATTAGTCACACGTAAACCTATATTTAGAGCCATGACATATTTATTCACATCAATCAGTAGGAGGCCTGGCAgttagtacagtacatacatgtacacacacctgaGGTATCCCAACAATTAGACTCCCAGAGTGCAGTATCATATGGCCAACATCTTTGAGCAGTCTCTTCAGCTGCTGCGAGTGGAACTGAGGCTCAAAAACCAAGAATGACGGGGCCATAGAGACACCAGAGCTGTTTCTGATAGCGACAACCACGTTGACTTGATCTCCAACACCACACTCGTGACTGTACGAGCTTTGTGAAGGTAGGGTATGATCATCTATTAAGAAACCTATAAGCGGATTTAAGAACACAGATATATACCAATGACCAAGTTGACACATACTCACCTAACCAGGTTAGTGTAATGGTTAAAGCTTGTACGTGCTAAATTTGAACGATCTGTACATGTTACTTACTGAACATTAAAGGAATGGGTCTCATTAAGGACACCGTAGAAGCTGAGAGGCGGAGTCCATCCAGTGCGACCACACCCAGCTTGTTATGCTCCAGATCTTTCCAGTGAACTTTGACAACCTCACCAACCTTTTCTGAATAGAGCTTTGTCACGTCACCCTGAATAGAACACATGACATGAAAAGTTAGTTtttgtacgtgtacatatgTACACCTGTGCATACAAGTTGAGTGATGCAAAAGTTAATAAGGGACCTCTGACTCCGAGGCTTGCACACTCACATCATTTTTGTTGTTATCGACGATGAATCTCCTTATGGCGAGGACCATCTCACTCCGTCCATTAGGGTCAAGGGTTCGAGAGGTTGCTGTTTTGCCATTATCACCATCATAATCTACAGATAGAAAATGCAATAACTTGAGGAAACACAACACGTATCAAGACAGCATTAAGGTGAGAAGCTTCACAATTGGCTAGTCACAAGGAGATTCATTAATAAAAGggagctacatacatgtacatgtacaccataaCGAGGGAATTAATACAAACCGGCATACATATACCTAAAAATAGACTATAGAAGAGCTACTTACTATACATTATAACAATTGCTCAATGTACATTACTTCTGCTTACTTTGATCAATACTGACTGAAACTTCCACTCTAATCTTCGAGATATTGTGAACAAAGTACTTGAGATTGAAAAGCTCTCGAGATCTGTACGTACAATGTCATATCATTattacacacgtacatgtcAATCAAGCATTGTACTccaaaacatacatgtaccacacaGTGGAGTGCAAATTACGAAAACATATCATGACTTGTAGTGTACAGTTTGAAACTCAGACATACAGACACAAAATGCAACAAGGGGCTCTCACTAGTGCATGCACACTCACTTTTCAGTAGAGAGGACTTCAAAGCGCTCAAACACGAGACAAGGCTTCACCACGATAGGCAATTTAGTGAAACACTGCCGACAATAACCCTCGGCATAACCACCTCCACCTGAGTACTGGATCTTAAACTCGCCTTCCAAATTCTTACGAGATGGTGGTTGGGGTTTTTCCCTGATCAGAGGCCCCATCGGTACAGAAATACTTCCTTTTGTGAGTGGTGTCTGCTGCTGCTTTCGAGGTGTTGAGCTTTTGTTTCCAGAGGAAGTTCTGTGTAAGTTAGAAGACTGCACAGACGAAGGAATACCGTTCTCTGAGTATAGATGAGGGCTGTTACTAATGGGACTAGCACGAGACTCGATAGATTTTGGAATTGCAACAGCTTTGGACGATTCGGAACCTTTGCTAGAAAGTTTCGGTCGGCTCTTTCCTTCGTCTCCTGGGTCTGATCGAATGGACACCATCGATGCCCGCTTTATATCAAACACATCTATGTCCATTGGTAATCTTTTAGAGCCTCTATTTTTTCTTTTCAAGGTCCCGCCACCTAAACTAGTGTTTCTCTGATGGCCTGGACTACGTCTGAAGTGTGGGAGCGAGGCAGTGCTTCGTGGGGAGGTGAGAGCAGGGTGGTCCAAGTCTAGCGAGTCCATTAAAACACTCCCTTTAGAGCTGGAATAGTCACGATCAGACTTGCTCTTGAGTGAAGATCTTAACGCTGACTGGTTACGTTTTGCAATTGGTGAAGAAGTAGGCGATTCTCTGGGTGTGGTGTTGGCTGAGTACGAGTGGTGGCCTGAATCTTGAAACAATTGTTCTTGTTTCAAATTCGGAAAAACCGTGGTCTTTGAGATGCCTTGTGTGTGCTCATTGAGTACCCTGAACCAGGCTGGGATCTTGGCACGTATGGAGACAGTGAAGGATCCACAGGACCCACTGAGAATGGGGAGCAGGGCCTTTACCTCGGAGTCATCCCACGAGATGTCACAGTAGTCCTCTGTACAAAACAATCATAGGGTGATCaaaacacctacatgtacgtacgtattgTAAAGATTATACAGGCTTGCCAAATAAACTAAAACTATGCAGGCTATATACTGACTATAGTACGAGTACGAGCAACAATCCAAGTAAAGTATTGTGTACATGGTAAAgatcaccataattatacatgtatacatgcacatgcagtatagactGGAGACCACTCGGAAAAGAGAGACTGGTATCTACCACAAAAATTAGGTCCACGTTTAGCTAACAGAATACACAACATCATTTTACCAAATTAGCGTGCGTGAAATTTATTTAACGAAATGGTTTTAGAGGCGATtctagtgcctcgaaaatttcgtgctatacgaGCATTTGTAATCGAGGCTGGTaatattttgtgcagtaataataagtgcatgtgctgtggCACGTGACGTTTGCATTCTTGTGGTTGCATGAGATTCTTCACACACGGAACAACTCTTTGATAAATAGCTTACCAGTCCCTTTCCAAAGGCAAAAAAGGGAGTGGTCTCCAGTCTAGCATAAATTATGGACACAAACTCACTGTCATAGTCAGCCACTGTCACAGTGACAAGCTCCACATCGGTGTGCGCTTTAGCCAGACACTCCAGCTGGAAATCGTACTTGCAACTAAACAGAGAATAGTACAATTTCATGatccagaataattataactatacacTTCACAACTAGGTGcttgacctacatgtacagcgtACAACATGATTGTAGCAATGGTTAATCGAGATTATGTGAAAATTGAAGGCGATACTACGTACAGCTGTAAGCAAACGAGAAAAACCATCATAGGGAAAGAAATACAGACAGTTTATACTCACATTTCTCCATCAAGCAGCTCAAATTTAGTAATGGCAGGCCTGGTGACTCTGAGACTGCCCTCCCTACCGGGGGAGAGGGGCAACTCATCCGAGGCAGGGAGTACAGACAGACGAATCTCCGGCAGAGGAGGGACCACTCGCACTATGCGGTCTTCCGGTATCTTCACTTTGCACTCGTGGTGTAGAATACCAAACACAACCGCCTCATAGCCTATACAATGGTATAACTATACAGTTTGTatattacgtacatgtacacatgtattacAATTCATCAGCTAACTGAATTTCTGAGTGAATTAAAGCAGTTGTGAgatgttacataattatattctttatgtacagtgtatcgTAGTCGTGTTGCTCTCACCTTTAATGTCCAGAAGGCCTGGTTCTCGGGGCACAGTGATAAGCTTGATGTCCTGGGGCTCCGACTCTGAGGGCAGGGTGAGGGACGTCGGGAATATTTCCACTTGAGCTCCCTCCGTCAGAATCAGCTgtacagttacatgtacatagacaTGAAATCTACCAGTTGTAGTAATTTGCTAAAAGGAGGACTTATATTGTTTACTTCTCAGGCTGTACACTATGCAAATAGCTGTAAAAGAGACGCTATTGGCCGGCTTATCTCATGTCATACATGACATATCTTTATGTATTAGTCAGTATTCTCAAAATTATTCATTGGATTTGCATGCATCTTAGAGTGTACAAGTATTTACtggttgtgttgaggctatgtATGCTGTAAATGCAGCGCTATGACAGGTGAGCAAACTCACACAAAATTGACAAACAAATCAACACACCGACCGACTACTATAATTTGTGGCGCCGGCAGCGTGCCTTGGGTAATTTAAGCTCTATGAAATCTATTATCCTAAAAAGTGGGTGTGTAGTtttaagtacacacacacatgtatgaaTACTCTCATACAAATTAAGGGACCTTCTCATACTCTAAAATCAAAATCCCACAACGATACCAGccctatacatgtacgacATA of the Halichondria panicea chromosome 2, odHalPani1.1, whole genome shotgun sequence genome contains:
- the LOC135331529 gene encoding WD repeat-containing protein 54-like; translated protein: MAYNKGTTTTLKSSASLVANNLSVLTGLEGDSTTLAVTHKGSINIVHAASGVSNLEEVFYDESKSSKDPASYLTGAMWCQLQSLRVVLILTSFKGFQILEWNGSKQLYLNRFDTPEGSFASRFARGIASVGNYVCIGTSEGPILVLNVSAQSGDVKFTKQLQAHSYPICALATNEKGRLASCDERGVIVVWLDPITCDDTFAVINDSSNVPCQCLCFWKSLLIGGFSNGLIKIYNSETSAKMVEIAAHARCINALDVALQAGLLLSASEDSTVSVWKLPTDVDSNKVSLVYSTTVANSVLCGGRFIGPFGARFAVSSFDSTELLTFTKS
- the LOC135331528 gene encoding alpha-1,6-mannosyl-glycoprotein 2-beta-N-acetylglucosaminyltransferase-like (The sequence of the model RefSeq protein was modified relative to this genomic sequence to represent the inferred CDS: added 528 bases not found in genome assembly): MTLLGVGLPRRGSLFRKLMIGGILMFISCWITVLMLQNSADSSVSNTGRSQDHKLPYMPAHNNVPRDENVYIKKNSTVKQQQDSVGKNTPHFPRKTLLSTREHSATNKTNQNTTIKAAHKSVPRIDSIPSMNGPNSVELLRKKLVTLNREERILNADKFAPLGNDDIILIVQVHKRVAYLRQLLDSLRAARGVEEVLLVVSSDYYYEEMNQIVESVDFCKVLQIFYPFSLQGFPDSFPGQSKTDCPRDVNREKAIEMNCTNALHPDSFGHYREAKVTAIKHHWWWKVNTVFDHLRVTTDFNGYVFFLEEDHYLSPDFVHVAKRLVALKREQCQDCDLVNMGTYQKSSFAAMSSQASPSLWNAGKNNMGFGMDRSTWNTIKGCREVGTRLAGPPHS